The Caldalkalibacillus uzonensis genome window below encodes:
- a CDS encoding small multi-drug export protein: MTEWIEEWQYIMVFLLSATPWIEIAVVIPIAIMVVGLSPLGVGVVSFVGNYLPVVVIVLLYERWKAWRAKRRQSETESDTEMGGKRRARAQRIFERYGTPGLALLGPLVTGIHLAAVIAVMFGVRK; the protein is encoded by the coding sequence GTGACAGAATGGATTGAAGAGTGGCAATACATCATGGTGTTTCTGCTGTCTGCCACCCCTTGGATTGAAATCGCGGTGGTCATTCCCATCGCCATTATGGTGGTGGGCCTGTCTCCTCTGGGGGTGGGTGTTGTTTCGTTTGTTGGCAACTATCTGCCGGTTGTGGTTATCGTTTTATTGTATGAACGCTGGAAGGCGTGGCGTGCCAAACGTCGACAGAGTGAAACGGAGTCAGACACTGAGATGGGCGGCAAGCGCAGGGCCAGGGCACAGCGCATTTTCGAACGATACGGCACACCGGGATTGGCTCTGCTTGGTCCGCTTGTGACCGGTATTCATTTAGCGGCGGTGATTGCAGTGATGTTTGGTGT